In Papaver somniferum cultivar HN1 chromosome 1, ASM357369v1, whole genome shotgun sequence, a genomic segment contains:
- the LOC113360477 gene encoding dof zinc finger protein DOF1.4-like, which translates to MDRRWKPNVELAPNCPRCDSSNTKFCYYNNYSLTQPRYFCKGCRRYWTKGGSLRNVPIGGGCRKNRRGKSVRISTSSRSSPRSTSNHEGGGDSSGGSLQGVNGVSRNESFGNLVNNNAPPVASIISSQRSDSSTTTTNATIDLALVYAKYLNQQPDCANSRGSIIPTTTGTELPRDHHQFGSSFEFLENPTHRLHKPSFQEQCMFGSSTIGSISNPSPGTHLSETKQVCLASHDQQQQPEMSGNYMFQAPLPPPSEDVSSALQDNLWLNSPNSMLTSSSFNWQSTPTQLQGFEPITGDHSTTTLHSNSLDGNWNSSFHLLPSYETFLGQ; encoded by the coding sequence ATGGATAGAAGATGGAAACCAAATGTAGAACTAGCTCCAAACTGTCCTCGCTGTGATTCTTCTAATACTAAGTTTTGTTATTACAACAATTACAGTTTAACACAACCTCGTTACTTTTGCAAAGGTTGTAGAAGATATTGGACTAAAGGTGGCTCTTTACGTAATGTACCCATCGGTGGAGGTTGCCGGAAGAACCGCAGAGGCAAATCTGTAAGGATTTCGACTAGCAGTCGTTCGTCTCCCCGGTCGACTTCGAATCATGAGGGTGGTGGTGATAGTAGCGGTGGTTCGTTACAAGGTGTGAATGGTGTTTCAAGAAATGAGTCATTTGGGAATTTGGTAAATAATAATGCACCACCGGTGGCTAGTATTATCTCATCACAAAGGTCTGATTCTAGTACTACTACTACTAATGCTACTATCGATCTTGCATTAGTTTATGCAAAGTACTTGAACCAGCAACCGGATTGTGCTAATTCTAGGGGATCCATTATTCCTACTACTACTGGTACTGAATTGCCTAGAGATCATCATCAATTTGGTTCGTCATTTGAGTTCCTGGAAAACCCGACTCATCGTCTTCATAAACCATCATTTCAAGAGCAATGTATGTTTGGTTCTTCGACAATCGGAAGCATATCTAACCCATCTCCGGGAACTCATTTGAGCGAAACAAAGCAAGTATGTTTAGCAAGCCacgatcaacaacaacaaccggAGATGAGTGGTAATTACATGTTTCAAGCACCATTACCACCGCCGTCCGAAGATGTTAGTAGTGCTCTTCAAGATAATTTATGGTTGAATTCTCCAAATTCCATGTTAACGAGTTCGAGTTTCAACTGGCAATCAACACCAACACAATTACAAGGTTTCGAACCAATTACCGGCGATCATTCAACAACAACACTCCATTCAAATTCATTAGACGGTAATTGGAACTCATCATTCCATCTTCTTCCTAGTTATGAAACTTTCCTTGGACAATAA